The following are encoded in a window of Ranitomeya variabilis isolate aRanVar5 chromosome 6, aRanVar5.hap1, whole genome shotgun sequence genomic DNA:
- the LOC143781515 gene encoding serum paraoxonase/arylesterase 2-like, whose translation MGKLLKITLVGAVLALLGERILNFCHRAKIFNEVEPVDLPNCQLLKGIEVGSEDIEILPNGLAFISTGLKFYMLKSFAPDEPGQILLLDLKDGGLSPTPLRISEGFDTDSFNPHGISLYIDEKDGTVYLFVVNHPHLKSVIEIFRFVREENSLIHLKTVRHKLLNSVNDVVAVGPESFYATIDYYFDSVSMKTVELAIGLRWTGVVYYSPGDVRKVVTGFYSGNGIAMSKDKKFIYAADVTAHTISVYKKNEDWSLTPVKEVDLDTLLENLSVDPATGDIWTGAHPNGFKLFMYNPEDLPGSEVFRVQNIHSDNPVITKVYANNGSVIQGSSCASVYEGKLLVGTVFHRALFCQLE comes from the exons ATGGGGAAACTGTTAAAAATCACCCTTGTTGGGGCAGTCCTCGCTCTCCTGGGGGAAAGGATCCTGAATTTTTG ccaTAGAGCCAAAATCTTCAATGAAGTGGAGCCGGTAGATCTCCCAAACTGTCAACTCCTGAAAGGGATAG AGGTCGGTTCTGAAGATATTGAAATCCTTCCTAATGGTTTGGCCTTTATAAGTACC GGTCTGAAGTTTTATATGCTGAAGAGCTTTGCTCCCGATGAACCTGGACAAATCCTCCTCTTAGACCTGAAGGATGGTGGCCTCAGTCCAACGCCTCTGCGCATCAGTGAAGGCTTCGACACAGATTCCTTTAACCCTCATGGGATTAGCCTGTACATTGATGAAAAGG ATGGCACAGTTTATCTCTTCGTGGTGAATCATCCTCACTTAAAGTCCGTTATTGAGATATTTAGATTCGTACGGGAAGAAAATTCTCTTATCCATCTGAAAACAGTGAGACATAAACTTCTCAACAG TGTTAATGATGTTGTTGCCGTTGGGCCCGAGAGCTTCTACGCCACCATTGATTACTACTTTGACAGCGTCTCCATGAAAACTGTGGAACTTGCGATCGGATTGCGATGGACCGGCGTCGTGTATTACAGCCCCGGGGACGTCAGGAAAGTGGTCACAGGATTCTATAGCGGCAATGGAATCGCCATGTCTAAAGACAAAAA ATTTATCTATGCtgccgatgtcacagctcacaccaTCAGTGTCTACAAGAAAAATGAAGATTGGTCCCTCACCCCTGTAAAG GAGGTAGATCTGGATACCCTTCTGGAAAACCTGTCGGTGGATCCCGCCACTGGGGATATATGGACAGGAGCTCATCCAAACGGATTCAAGCTCTTCATGTACAACCCAGAAGATCTCCCCGGCTCGGAG GTCTTCCGTGTACAGAATATTCACTCAGATAATCCCGTCATCACCAAAGTCTATGCGAACAATGGCTCGGTGATCCAGGGGTCGTCCTGTGCGTCCGTATATGAAGGCAAGCTCCTGGTGGGCACAGTATTCCATCGAGCCTTGTTCTGCCAGCTGGAGTAA